Part of the Vibrio ishigakensis genome, TAACTTTAGAGGTGCCTATGTATCCACACCTAACAGGCCTTGGTATTAACGAGCCTGGACAGATTGAGCGCTATTCTCTTCGTCAAGAAGCGCACAAAGATGTACTTAAGATTTATTTTAAAAAACAAAAAGGCGAGCTATTCGCTAAAAGCGTTAAGTTTAAATACCCAAGGCAGGTGAAGAATGTCTTGGTTTCAGGGGGCAATGCCCAATACCGTCAGGTTACCGAGATCAACCGTAACCTCACCCTAGTTATCGATGAGCTAAACACTATTACTAAGCCAGTTAAGGTTCAGGAATTGGATGTGAAGCAGAAGATACTGACCGACCTTCGTCACCTGGAAAAGGTGGTTTCGAGCAAGATCGCCGAGATCGAAGCGGATCTAGAAAAACTGAAATAAAAACAAGCCC contains:
- a CDS encoding DUF3461 family protein, giving the protein MYPHLTGLGINEPGQIERYSLRQEAHKDVLKIYFKKQKGELFAKSVKFKYPRQVKNVLVSGGNAQYRQVTEINRNLTLVIDELNTITKPVKVQELDVKQKILTDLRHLEKVVSSKIAEIEADLEKLK